The genomic window GTGCAAGGAAGATTACTTGGGATCATAAGCATAAATGCGACAAGGTATCGCCTTATGAATACACATCAGCCAGTCAATTACTGGAAGATTTCTGGCGCGAAGTTGAAAAAATCATGGGGCAGGAAGGAAGGGTTAGGAAATGAAACAAAAAGTGCTGAACATTGGCATTATTCCTTATCAGGATTATAAAAAGCGATCCCTGGCCATCGCACGGGGAGAATACCGCCCAAGACCCGATGAGCCTAAAATCTGGTTTGAATCTTTGAAATCCATGGCACAAGTCCTGAGTAATGAGAATCAATTGTTGCTCAAAACTATCCTGGAACGAAAGCCGGAATCCCTCAAGGAACTGGAAGAAGCAACTGGAAGAAGCAGCAGCAATCTCTCTCGTACATTGAAGACGATGGCGCGTTACGGCA from Deltaproteobacteria bacterium includes these protein-coding regions:
- a CDS encoding transcriptional regulator, translated to MKQKVLNIGIIPYQDYKKRSLAIARGEYRPRPDEPKIWFESLKSMAQVLSNENQLLLKTILERKPESLKELEEATGRSSSNLSRTLKTMARYGIVKIEKVNRNIKPVVEATDFSVQFGLYADGHRNR